In Corythoichthys intestinalis isolate RoL2023-P3 chromosome 4, ASM3026506v1, whole genome shotgun sequence, a genomic segment contains:
- the LOC130915354 gene encoding coxsackievirus and adenovirus receptor homolog has product MVMMWHLLWPSVLLGVFFNICPTCPLEIQKQRKHYYVARGSSIQLPCAYTHTVDSQQYTEVLWSIVSADRDEQPIIWFTGGRLYSDLYKPMEGRVHFISADPQNGDASINIKDVHQSDMEKYRCMVRKLPEQDQKMLDLTVMEAPSQPLCSVDKEDNRMTLKCSSLHGTPPLHYIWSKTSGSKVLPTQAIVDPTGGALHFNITERECGSYRCSVESMVGSKHCDLHLDCSLPQDTNVSSPRLLTTTAVAAIVVTITTLFIVTVVLTIFLYCKRKDQSQDIEIKK; this is encoded by the coding sequence ATGGTGATGATGTGGCATCTCCTTTGGCCTTCTGTCCTCCTGggagtgtttttcaacatttgcCCAACATGCCCTCTGGAAATCCAGAAGCAAAGGAAACACTACTACGTTGCCCGGGGGTCAAGTATCCAGCTACCCTGTGCGTACACTCACACCGTGGACTCTCAGCAGTACACGGAGGTCTTGTGGAGTATCGTGTCTGCAGACCGAGACGAGCAGCCCATCATTTGGTTTACAGGCGGCCGCTTGTATTCCGATTTGTACAAACCAATGGAGGGGAGGGTCCACTTCATATCAGCGGATCCCCAAAATGGAGACGCATCTATCAACATCAAAGATGTACATCAGTCAGACATGGAGAAGTACCGCTGTATGGTGAGGAAGTTACCAGAACAGGACCAGAAGATGTTAGACCTGACGGTCATGGAGGCACCAAGTCAGCCTTTGTGCAGTGTGGATAAAGAAGACAACAGGATGACGCTCAAATGCAGCTCTCTGCACGGCACCCCACCTTTGCATTACATCTGGTCCAAGACGAGTGGAAGTAAGGTCTTGCCAACACAGGCCATTGTGGACCCCACAGGAGGCGCCTTGCATTTCAACATCACCGAGCGGGAGTGTGGAAGCTATCGCTGCTCGGTGGAAAGTATGGTGGGAAGCAAACACTGTGACCTGCACCTGGACTGTTCACTGCCCCAGGACACCAATGTGAGCAGTCCACGATTACTGACAACCACTGCAGTCGCTGCCATCGTTGTCACTATCACCACACTCTTCATTGTCACAGTTGTCCTTACCATATTCCTCTACTGCAAACGAAAAGATCAATCCCAGgacattgaaataaaaaaataa